In Spinacia oleracea cultivar Varoflay chromosome 5, BTI_SOV_V1, whole genome shotgun sequence, a single window of DNA contains:
- the LOC130461828 gene encoding uncharacterized protein, whose product MSKSQPWGREKEKGRRYEKQGTKKREAIGLGSVATGVDGEGEGGGGLCCGGTGERRRRECEGGEKTEEFGSGFFDEFRGGERVVGGWLGGAKGGESRGGSCGGVVVFGGFGWSGDAGWWSGGENGGARWLRWLLLVVGWIESQKNKD is encoded by the exons atgagtaaaagtcaaccatg GGGACGCGAGAAGGAGAAAGGGAGGAGGTACGAGAAGCAGGGCACGAAGAAGAGGGAGGCGATTGGGCTGGGTTCGGTGGCGACGGGTGTTGACGGTGAAggcgaaggtggtggtggtttgtgCTGCGGTGGTACAGGCGAGAGAAGGAGGAGGGAGTGCGAAGGAGGCGAGAAAACAGAGGAGTTTGGGAGTGGGTTTTTCGATGAGTTCCGAGGAGGAGAAAGGGTCGTTGGTGGCTGGCTGGGCGGCGCGAAAGGAGGAGAGAGCAGGGGAGGGAGTTGCGGTGGGGTGGTGGTGTTCGGTGGTTTTGGGTGGTCGGGAGATGCGGGGTGGTGGAGTGGTGGTGAGAATGGTGGTGCAcggtggttgaggtggttgttgttggtggttgGTTGGATTGAATCACAGAAAAACAAGGATTGA